In the Candidatus Electrothrix sp. GW3-4 genome, one interval contains:
- a CDS encoding autotransporter assembly complex family protein has translation MRYHSKTSIRALFTFLLIMLPPSVQAIPLDVVVRGVDGEEQKNIIASIKIALQQDNPELTLRHIRRLHKAAPEQIAKALAPLGYYSVKVKDGGSLTKDDTGWHAVYEVLPGPPVLVEHVNIEITGEGKDEKLFQNLSQKFPLKKGDRLRDILYEKGKKNILATALRTGYIKAGFTTSQVLVRRKEQRAAIELNLDTGPLFFFGETTSDQDIIIPEMLDRYLPYKPGDVYSLSSLNQLQTDLYATGYFKLVMVEPQYPGPDNEKQDIPVAVELKPGKKNRYSFGIGYGTDTGARGNIGWKNRIINRHGHKPGFNIQLAENGSRANADYEIPVFDLRYDSINFDTLFFDETWDDTWVKQLSISGSVNHNAPKHQFGVGLEYLHENYTVGITSGSANLLIPSGYFTLILAKDRVRTEHGLRLGASLKGGNTVFLSSTSFLQARANAKIILTPWKNWRLLGRLSIGAIMMESINELPPSLRFYAGGDHSVRGYGYKELGPEDPSGKIVGGQYLTESSIEIERKLTDTWSAAAFYDLGNAYDDIDADLQAGAGLGIRMNLPFGQVRLDVACAISDADYPLRIHLTIGADL, from the coding sequence ATGAGGTATCATTCCAAGACCTCCATACGAGCTCTCTTTACCTTTCTGCTCATCATGCTTCCCCCTAGCGTACAGGCTATCCCACTGGATGTTGTTGTTCGCGGTGTTGACGGAGAAGAGCAGAAAAATATCATAGCCAGCATCAAAATAGCCCTTCAGCAAGACAACCCGGAGCTGACCTTACGACATATTCGCAGGCTACACAAGGCTGCTCCTGAACAAATTGCCAAGGCGTTGGCACCGTTGGGATATTATTCTGTTAAAGTAAAGGATGGAGGATCCTTAACAAAGGACGACACTGGCTGGCATGCGGTCTATGAGGTTCTCCCCGGCCCACCGGTCCTGGTCGAGCACGTTAATATAGAAATAACAGGAGAGGGAAAGGACGAAAAACTCTTCCAGAATCTCAGTCAAAAGTTCCCTCTCAAAAAAGGAGACCGACTCAGAGATATTCTGTATGAAAAAGGAAAAAAGAATATCCTGGCGACGGCCCTGCGTACTGGCTATATCAAGGCTGGCTTCACCACAAGCCAAGTCCTCGTCCGTCGCAAAGAGCAGCGGGCTGCAATAGAGCTCAACCTTGACACAGGCCCCCTCTTCTTTTTCGGAGAGACCACCAGTGATCAGGATATCATCATACCTGAGATGCTTGATCGTTACCTTCCCTACAAGCCTGGTGATGTCTACTCCTTGAGTTCTCTGAATCAGCTTCAGACCGATCTTTATGCCACTGGATACTTCAAACTGGTCATGGTAGAGCCCCAATATCCAGGGCCTGATAATGAAAAGCAGGATATTCCAGTTGCGGTCGAGCTCAAGCCAGGCAAAAAGAACCGTTACAGCTTCGGCATCGGGTACGGAACGGATACCGGGGCCCGGGGTAACATCGGCTGGAAAAACCGTATCATCAACCGACACGGCCATAAGCCTGGATTTAATATTCAGTTGGCCGAAAACGGCAGCCGAGCCAATGCAGATTATGAGATCCCGGTTTTTGACCTCCGCTACGACTCTATAAATTTTGACACGCTTTTTTTTGACGAGACCTGGGATGACACCTGGGTTAAACAGCTTTCAATCAGCGGATCGGTCAATCATAATGCACCAAAGCACCAGTTCGGGGTCGGCTTGGAATACCTGCATGAAAACTATACGGTCGGCATCACCAGTGGCTCTGCCAACCTCTTGATTCCAAGTGGTTACTTCACTCTTATTCTGGCTAAAGATCGGGTCAGAACCGAACACGGGCTCCGCCTGGGCGCGAGCCTGAAAGGGGGGAATACCGTGTTCCTTTCCAGCACAAGTTTCCTTCAGGCACGAGCCAATGCCAAAATCATCCTCACACCATGGAAAAACTGGCGTCTTCTTGGAAGGTTATCAATCGGAGCAATCATGATGGAGTCGATTAATGAGCTCCCCCCCTCACTTCGTTTCTACGCCGGTGGGGACCATTCAGTGCGTGGCTATGGCTATAAGGAATTGGGGCCAGAAGACCCTTCAGGAAAAATCGTTGGTGGCCAATATCTGACCGAATCCAGCATTGAAATAGAACGCAAGCTTACCGACACCTGGAGTGCCGCTGCTTTCTATGATCTGGGTAACGCCTATGACGATATTGATGCCGATCTGCAGGCAGGTGCTGGTCTCGGAATCCGAATGAACCTCCCCTTTGGACAGGTACGGTTAGATGTGGCCTGCGCAATCTCAGATGCCGATTACCCCCTACGCATTCATCTCACCATAGGCGCGGATCTCTAA
- a CDS encoding TolC family protein yields the protein MKQSIIIVIALCLLAAPGQTREMAKTGRYDLAQIELLDVETAQRIALQDNPGLGAAQARLEQARAGLQQAVAADKPRVDANASTGLGRYSDTNYDSLILSDSSADQNYEAGSLALQASWLLFDGYARKFQQEQARYGVQSSDESRRNIQRLLVSAVADAFFHAQLALAAIEIATANKAFYERQLQDAESRLEVGSGSLSDVLNMKVQLNSAQNSLLISQRDYEAARYALAALLGIADSVLPKTIQLAALDKDCDIFADKGLTDGEKLIAEALQARPDLTALAMQIKGAESAIEQAKAGNWPTVQLVGQLDGSTTDGLAPGGEDLGASLGVNVSWNLYSGGAVDAAVLEARQAKREARYAYADLRNSIAAEVQQDIVRLAAAREQVRLQRETVELVEENRKLAKSEYEAGSASLVRLNEAQRDLTATYGQLAQALVSYQQARHQLLAAVARNLEPFSLADKSQPAK from the coding sequence GTGAAACAAAGCATAATTATCGTTATCGCCCTTTGTCTGCTGGCGGCCCCAGGTCAGACAAGGGAAATGGCAAAGACAGGGCGCTATGATCTGGCTCAGATTGAGCTGCTGGATGTCGAAACGGCGCAACGGATAGCCCTGCAGGATAATCCAGGGCTTGGGGCTGCCCAGGCTCGTCTGGAACAGGCAAGGGCTGGCTTGCAACAGGCTGTTGCGGCTGATAAACCCCGTGTTGATGCCAATGCTTCAACCGGCCTTGGCCGCTACTCGGATACTAATTATGACTCGCTCATTCTCTCAGATTCATCTGCTGACCAAAACTACGAGGCTGGTTCCCTGGCCTTGCAGGCATCATGGCTCCTGTTTGATGGCTATGCCCGGAAATTTCAGCAGGAACAGGCGCGGTACGGGGTTCAGTCCTCTGATGAGAGTCGCAGAAACATCCAGCGCCTCTTGGTCTCTGCTGTTGCCGATGCCTTTTTTCATGCCCAGCTGGCCTTGGCCGCCATTGAGATAGCAACGGCTAATAAGGCGTTTTATGAACGACAATTGCAGGATGCAGAGAGTCGTCTTGAGGTGGGCAGTGGCTCGCTAAGCGATGTGCTGAATATGAAGGTCCAGCTTAATTCGGCCCAAAACAGTCTGCTGATCAGTCAGCGGGATTATGAGGCGGCCCGCTATGCCTTGGCTGCTCTCTTGGGAATTGCCGATTCTGTCTTGCCGAAAACGATACAGCTGGCTGCGCTGGATAAGGATTGCGATATCTTTGCTGATAAGGGGCTGACCGATGGGGAGAAGCTGATTGCTGAGGCCTTGCAGGCACGCCCTGATCTTACGGCCTTGGCTATGCAGATCAAAGGCGCAGAATCCGCTATTGAGCAGGCCAAGGCTGGCAACTGGCCCACTGTACAGCTTGTTGGTCAGCTAGATGGTAGCACGACGGATGGCCTGGCACCGGGTGGTGAGGATTTGGGGGCATCATTAGGGGTGAACGTGAGTTGGAATCTCTATTCCGGCGGGGCTGTGGATGCTGCTGTCCTGGAGGCCCGTCAGGCCAAAAGAGAGGCTCGCTATGCCTATGCTGATCTGCGTAATAGTATCGCTGCTGAAGTGCAGCAGGATATCGTTCGGCTGGCAGCGGCCCGTGAACAGGTTCGCCTGCAACGCGAAACCGTGGAACTGGTTGAAGAGAACCGTAAGCTGGCAAAGAGTGAATATGAGGCAGGCTCGGCCTCTCTTGTTCGACTCAATGAGGCTCAGCGTGATCTAACCGCCACCTATGGTCAGCTGGCCCAGGCCCTTGTTTCCTATCAACAGGCCCGGCACCAGCTGCTGGCTGCTGTTGCGCGTAATCTGGAGCCCTTTTCTCTTGCTGATAAGTCGCAACCGGCAAAATAA
- the cysS gene encoding cysteine--tRNA ligase, translated as MNPLDLIGNTPLVSLQRMCPAGAGEIYAKLECMNPGGSVKDRPALNMIEVGEESGELTPDKIILEATSGNTGIGLAMVCAAKGYRCQLIMPESASIERRQIMRAYGAEIILTPAARSTDGAIEKAYALAREYPDRYFLTDQFNNPANWQAHYQSTGPEIWEQTEGKVTDIITTLGTSGTAMGLSLWFREHHPSVRVIAVEPYFGHKIQGLKNMKESYKPEIFDKYLPHEVVNVQDEDAFRTARLLARQEGVFVGMSSGAAMFAAMEQAVKEKESYVVAIFPDGGERYLSTPLFIRKEKQEGKERQLCLYNTITRKKEAFKPLHEGKVTFYACGPTAFEAPNLSHCRRLVVADLMIRYLQFKGFEVESIMNFTDLDDNTIVGAEKAGEPLAEFTDKHISQFREAINFLGINDFSGYPRASEHVGDMIEIAHELIHKGFAYEKHGSIYFDISKFGKYGQLSGVDLGKIQVGHTVDLDDYEKGNPRDFTLLKRSTLGELKKGVFYETDWGNIRPGWHIECTAMSTRYLGETIDIHTGGQELLFPHHENENAIAEALAGKPLANYWLHSGLLLKDGKKMSAEAGNEVTLQEAMEKGYSGREIRFMLLGVHYRKSMHFTYKKLNAIRKALKRIDEFTRKLGCLHPGLPHPVIGSLVGELENQVTSALDDDLNISGAIGALFDFIKKVNPILYAGSLDLEQKNEIFALLRKMNRVFGFLRLEQCILAPEINRLIEQREEARRRRDWAAADMARTELLQKGIIVHDTANGPVWEQDEACKVCENATGNER; from the coding sequence ATGAACCCTCTTGATCTTATCGGTAATACTCCTCTTGTCTCGTTGCAGAGAATGTGTCCTGCAGGCGCTGGAGAAATCTATGCGAAGCTGGAATGCATGAATCCTGGTGGTTCGGTCAAAGACCGGCCAGCCTTGAACATGATTGAGGTGGGTGAGGAGAGTGGAGAACTGACACCAGATAAGATTATCCTGGAGGCCACCAGTGGCAATACCGGCATCGGCCTGGCTATGGTCTGTGCTGCCAAGGGATACCGTTGTCAGCTCATCATGCCGGAATCTGCCAGTATCGAACGACGACAGATCATGCGGGCCTATGGGGCAGAGATTATCCTTACCCCGGCTGCCCGTTCCACAGACGGTGCTATTGAAAAGGCCTATGCCCTGGCCCGTGAATATCCTGACCGTTATTTTCTCACGGATCAATTTAATAATCCAGCCAACTGGCAGGCCCATTATCAGAGCACGGGCCCGGAGATCTGGGAGCAGACAGAGGGGAAAGTTACCGATATTATCACGACCTTGGGGACCTCAGGCACGGCTATGGGGCTCTCTCTCTGGTTTCGGGAACATCATCCCTCGGTGCGGGTCATAGCGGTGGAGCCCTACTTTGGTCATAAGATTCAGGGCTTGAAGAATATGAAAGAGTCCTATAAACCCGAGATTTTTGATAAGTATCTCCCCCATGAAGTTGTCAATGTCCAGGATGAGGACGCCTTTCGTACTGCCCGTTTGCTGGCTCGGCAAGAGGGGGTTTTTGTGGGGATGAGTTCCGGTGCTGCCATGTTTGCCGCGATGGAACAGGCCGTGAAGGAGAAGGAGAGCTATGTGGTGGCTATCTTTCCAGACGGGGGGGAACGGTACCTGAGTACCCCGCTCTTTATTCGCAAGGAGAAACAGGAAGGCAAGGAGCGGCAACTCTGTCTGTACAATACCATCACTCGCAAGAAAGAAGCCTTTAAGCCGCTGCATGAGGGCAAGGTCACCTTTTATGCCTGCGGGCCTACCGCCTTTGAGGCACCTAACCTCTCTCATTGTCGCCGCTTGGTAGTTGCTGATCTGATGATCCGCTACCTTCAGTTCAAGGGCTTTGAGGTAGAATCTATTATGAATTTTACCGACCTTGACGATAACACCATTGTCGGGGCAGAAAAGGCCGGTGAACCGCTGGCTGAATTTACGGATAAACATATCTCCCAGTTCCGTGAGGCGATCAATTTTCTCGGCATCAACGATTTCTCCGGTTATCCCAGGGCCTCGGAGCATGTTGGCGACATGATTGAAATCGCCCATGAGCTGATCCACAAGGGCTTTGCCTATGAAAAACACGGATCAATCTATTTTGATATTTCCAAGTTCGGTAAATACGGGCAGCTCTCCGGGGTTGATCTGGGCAAGATCCAGGTGGGACACACAGTGGACCTGGATGATTATGAAAAAGGGAATCCTCGAGATTTTACCTTACTGAAACGTTCTACTCTGGGTGAGTTGAAAAAAGGTGTTTTTTACGAGACAGACTGGGGTAATATCCGTCCGGGCTGGCATATTGAATGTACGGCCATGTCCACCCGGTATCTGGGCGAGACCATTGATATCCATACCGGCGGGCAGGAACTGCTCTTTCCCCATCATGAAAATGAGAACGCTATTGCTGAGGCCCTGGCCGGAAAACCCCTGGCCAATTATTGGCTTCATTCAGGCTTGTTGCTCAAAGATGGCAAGAAAATGTCTGCGGAAGCAGGGAATGAGGTCACCCTCCAGGAGGCGATGGAGAAAGGGTATAGCGGGCGGGAAATCCGTTTTATGCTGCTTGGGGTCCATTACCGAAAATCCATGCATTTTACCTATAAAAAGCTCAATGCCATCCGCAAGGCCTTAAAGAGAATTGACGAGTTTACCCGAAAGCTGGGCTGCCTGCATCCAGGGCTCCCGCATCCGGTCATTGGCTCGTTGGTTGGGGAGCTGGAGAATCAAGTTACGAGTGCCTTAGATGATGACCTGAATATTTCCGGTGCAATTGGTGCGTTGTTTGATTTTATCAAAAAGGTCAATCCCATCCTCTACGCGGGCAGTCTGGATCTGGAGCAGAAAAATGAAATTTTTGCGCTCCTGCGAAAAATGAATCGGGTTTTCGGATTTCTCCGTTTAGAGCAATGTATCTTGGCCCCGGAAATCAACCGGCTGATTGAACAGCGGGAAGAGGCCCGTCGCCGTCGCGACTGGGCTGCTGCGGATATGGCCCGGACTGAGCTCCTGCAAAAGGGCATCATTGTCCATGATACGGCAAATGGGCCAGTTTGGGAGCAGGATGAGGCATGTAAGGTTTGTGAGAATGCCACTGGAAATGAACGTTGA
- a CDS encoding DUF4411 family protein translates to MDYCLDSNVFIQAKNAHYHFSICPGFWDWLVFRVGTVGSISPVLEELQNGNDELKDWAEEIKGSHFFAEVTEPTVQEIFRSIASYAVENHSQRVAEHFLSGADPWLIAFAKVHGCIVVTHEAYNPQAKRKILIPNVCHEFEVDYTDCFTMLKNLDVRFVLEETRNGE, encoded by the coding sequence ATGGATTACTGTCTGGACAGCAACGTATTTATTCAGGCCAAAAATGCTCACTACCATTTTTCTATCTGCCCCGGTTTCTGGGACTGGCTTGTCTTTCGGGTCGGGACAGTGGGTTCTATTTCTCCTGTTCTGGAAGAGCTTCAGAACGGCAACGATGAATTGAAAGATTGGGCTGAAGAGATAAAAGGCTCTCATTTCTTTGCCGAGGTGACGGAACCCACTGTTCAGGAAATCTTCAGATCAATTGCCAGCTATGCGGTGGAGAATCACAGTCAGCGCGTAGCTGAACATTTCCTTTCAGGGGCCGACCCGTGGCTGATAGCCTTTGCCAAAGTCCACGGATGTATTGTTGTAACCCATGAGGCATACAACCCGCAGGCAAAGAGAAAAATCCTCATCCCCAATGTCTGCCATGAATTTGAGGTCGATTATACCGACTGTTTCACCATGCTGAAAAACCTGGACGTTCGCTTTGTTCTGGAAGAAACCCGGAACGGAGAATGA
- a CDS encoding XRE family transcriptional regulator, which yields MPEAFITPHVLSWARKRAQFSTDAAAHKVKVRPEQFLAWEEGQKRPTFRQAQLLAKAFHVPFGYFFLPAPPKQEPDIPDLRTVGSRTMPGFSLEFLDLYNDILRKQDWFREYRMQEGVQPLPFIGNYSVTDDYRVVAADIRQVLSVDEVRSSARNWEQFITCLIEQAEDAGILVMRNSIVGNNTHRPLSVDEFRGFALSDPVAPLIFINSRDAKSAQIFTLAHELVHLWIGQSGVSNPQLNKEKKGKRGKKVETFCNRTAAEVLVPEAQFLTDWNSEIPAQDNIALLAQQYRVSQLVIARRGYDLDVLPYDTLQDFYWQAVHYDQKKKNKLAESAGGPKSDTMRKFRNGNLFSQAVAAAALEGRLLLRDAGSLLGVKPAGLKQYADFLTGK from the coding sequence ATGCCTGAAGCCTTTATTACCCCGCATGTGCTCAGTTGGGCAAGAAAACGGGCGCAGTTCAGCACGGATGCTGCTGCGCATAAGGTAAAGGTGCGTCCAGAGCAGTTCCTTGCTTGGGAGGAAGGCCAAAAAAGACCGACCTTCCGACAGGCGCAACTCCTTGCCAAGGCATTCCATGTGCCGTTTGGGTACTTCTTTCTGCCTGCCCCGCCGAAACAGGAACCGGATATACCCGACCTGCGGACTGTTGGCAGCAGAACCATGCCCGGTTTCAGCCTTGAATTTCTTGATCTGTACAACGATATTCTGCGGAAACAGGACTGGTTCCGGGAATACCGTATGCAGGAGGGAGTACAGCCGCTGCCCTTTATCGGCAACTACTCCGTAACAGATGATTACCGGGTGGTAGCAGCGGATATACGGCAGGTGCTGTCTGTGGATGAGGTCCGCAGTTCCGCCCGAAATTGGGAACAGTTCATCACCTGCCTGATTGAACAGGCCGAGGATGCCGGTATCCTTGTCATGCGCAATTCCATTGTCGGCAACAACACCCACCGCCCGCTGTCCGTTGATGAGTTCCGGGGCTTTGCCCTCAGCGACCCGGTGGCACCGCTCATCTTTATCAATTCCCGTGATGCCAAATCCGCGCAAATCTTCACCCTTGCCCATGAGCTGGTTCATCTCTGGATCGGACAGAGCGGAGTTTCCAACCCTCAGCTGAATAAAGAGAAAAAAGGCAAACGTGGAAAGAAGGTGGAAACCTTCTGCAACAGGACGGCTGCGGAGGTGCTGGTTCCTGAAGCGCAATTTCTGACTGATTGGAACAGCGAGATTCCGGCACAGGACAATATTGCCCTGCTTGCTCAACAGTACCGGGTCAGTCAGTTGGTTATTGCCCGGCGTGGATACGATCTGGACGTGTTGCCCTATGATACGTTGCAGGATTTTTATTGGCAGGCTGTCCACTATGACCAAAAGAAGAAAAATAAATTAGCTGAAAGTGCAGGCGGCCCCAAGTCCGACACCATGCGCAAGTTCAGAAACGGCAACCTGTTTTCCCAAGCTGTGGCGGCTGCGGCCCTTGAAGGAAGACTGCTGTTGCGGGATGCCGGTTCTCTGCTGGGGGTCAAACCGGCTGGCCTGAAACAATATGCGGACTTTCTGACAGGAAAATAA
- a CDS encoding recombinase family protein produces MTDALKYVREGDCLVVWRLDRLGRSLKHLIEVVEGLEEQGTGFISLQEGFDTTTSGGRLVFQIFGALAEFERNLIRERTKAGLDAARARGRKGGRKVKLKPQQIAALKTMYESKAHTVDEVCAVFGISKPTLYRYLEM; encoded by the coding sequence CTGACTGATGCCTTAAAATACGTCCGTGAAGGGGATTGCCTCGTTGTCTGGCGGCTGGATCGTTTGGGCCGCAGCCTGAAGCATCTGATTGAAGTTGTGGAAGGCTTAGAAGAGCAGGGAACAGGCTTTATCAGCCTTCAGGAAGGATTCGACACCACCACCAGCGGCGGCAGGCTGGTCTTTCAGATCTTCGGGGCCTTGGCTGAATTTGAAAGAAACCTGATCCGGGAAAGGACAAAAGCCGGGCTGGATGCGGCCAGGGCCAGAGGGAGGAAGGGCGGCAGAAAGGTGAAGCTGAAGCCTCAGCAGATTGCCGCCCTGAAAACTATGTATGAGAGTAAGGCGCATACTGTTGATGAGGTATGCGCTGTGTTTGGGATTAGTAAGCCGACTTTGTATCGGTATTTGGAGATGTAG
- a CDS encoding addiction module antidote protein — protein MKLTTKPYNPFDYLETREEVNEYLNNAYMDDDPKVFLVALGYLAKKQGMTEVAKKAGLNRESLYKALAGEGNPRFSTVSKVVKALGCRLAVA, from the coding sequence ATGAAACTTACAACAAAACCCTACAACCCGTTCGACTATCTGGAAACAAGAGAAGAGGTCAACGAGTACCTGAACAACGCCTATATGGATGATGATCCCAAGGTTTTTCTTGTCGCCTTGGGGTATCTGGCCAAAAAACAGGGTATGACCGAGGTAGCCAAAAAGGCCGGGCTGAACCGTGAAAGCCTGTATAAAGCCCTTGCCGGGGAAGGTAACCCGAGATTCTCTACGGTCAGCAAAGTGGTCAAGGCGTTGGGGTGCCGGCTGGCTGTTGCGTGA
- a CDS encoding type II toxin-antitoxin system RelE/ParE family toxin, with translation MPLIYEIETTPAFDKWLKKLRDRKAVLAVAARLDRAKLGNFGDVKSVGGEISEMRIFVGPGYRLYYVIQDGRIILLLCGGNKSTQERDIKKAKNMVKQLGEEES, from the coding sequence ATACCCCTGATCTACGAAATAGAAACCACGCCCGCTTTCGACAAGTGGCTGAAGAAACTGCGTGACCGCAAAGCGGTACTCGCCGTGGCCGCTCGTCTCGACCGGGCAAAGCTGGGCAACTTCGGCGATGTTAAGTCGGTCGGCGGCGAAATCAGCGAGATGCGTATCTTTGTCGGGCCGGGTTATCGCCTGTATTACGTGATCCAGGACGGTCGGATTATCCTCCTGCTCTGCGGCGGTAATAAATCGACCCAGGAAAGGGACATAAAAAAGGCAAAAAACATGGTCAAACAACTGGGGGAAGAAGAGTCATGA
- a CDS encoding helix-turn-helix domain-containing protein gives MAEFERNLIRERTKAGLEAARARGRKGGRKVKLKPQQIAALKTMYESKAHTVEEVCAVFGVSKPTLYSYLKTQKIE, from the coding sequence TTGGCTGAGTTTGAACGGAATCTGATCCGGGAGCGGACAAAGGCCGGGCTGGAAGCAGCCAGGGCCAGAGGGAGGAAAGGCGGCAGAAAGGTGAAACTGAAGCCTCAGCAAATCGCCGCCCTAAAAACTATGTATGAGAGTAAGGCGCACACTGTTGAGGAGGTATGCGCTGTGTTCGGGGTTAGTAAGCCGACATTATATAGCTATTTAAAAACTCAGAAAATTGAGTAA